CGGTAACTTTTAGAGCCGTTTTTCCGCTGCTATCCCTACAATCACCTACCAAAATACACGGCACAACCGTACACTGTAGCACAACACATTCTAAAAGTTGTAATTATACTGAAAGAAAGTAAAGTTAAAACAAAGTTACTTTGATAATTACTTGTTTTACCAGAAACGTCGACAGGTGGGGGTCAGCAGGTCTGGACTCTAGCAAGGCCCAAACTTTGGGCACCCACACCGCGACACAATCCGAAACATTTTGGGGGGTGGAAGCCGCCCCCATCACACCGAGACGATCAGCCAATCACACAGCCCTGTCAATCATCACTGTCAATCATCATTAAGCAGGGAAGGTAGTTCAGTGACGCATAATCTTgtgaataaatacagatatttaCAGGCTATAGCCTATTATTTAACAACCTTGTGAAAATAAGGCAGCTTTTGAGTGGAAGGAAGGTGTATTTAACTTTTCATGGAGCTCAGCTAgcagttttaacatttttcctTAGCTTAGGTAGCTAAACTACTCCCTGAACTTAACTGGTGCGGcttgttgccatgacaacctCAAGGTCAAGGTCACTCTTGACCACTcataattcaatatttatttatattcattatgCAGCATGATAAGGTGTTTCAGTTAAACTAAGCTATTGCATTAACTACGGTAAATACATATGAAGTAAAAACAGTACAGTCATGTTGTCCaggcagggaggaagagaaaagacaaagcaaCAGGTTAGTTTGTGCGTCAGTGAATTGGTCTACACTTTCACaaagcaatattttatttatgataatgtaactaattactaaaCTAATTACACAAGGCCATTTTAGGACCTAGGTGAAATAACTGTTTAGAGAAAACTGCTTTTAATAGTGGCACACTAAACATTTATGGTGTTACTTTGTAGATGTTACAATACATTTGGCAATGAGAACAATGCTGTTGGAATCTGCTGTTCCAACTCTGGCCAATGGCCTTCTGCGGAGATATCCCGCCCCTTCCAATCACCGCACAGTATTTGTTCCCGTTAGGCAAAAcacacagccaatcagatggctGAATTTGTTCCAATTGCGAGAATCAATGTTTTTGGCATCCAATGGGAGAAGCGGATTTGTTCCAATTTCTCTCAGTGATCCCGCCTCCTGCAAGCGGACTTTTTACTGCCGCAGAGACAGAAGCAAGTCGGTGAGTGAAGCATTTGTCAGTTATTATGAAGTATTGGACggaaaacatgttaaaaacttATAATTCCGTCTGACATTAGTCATACTGAGCTAACCGAGGTGTTTATATGTTGGGAAATAGTTGAGTGACGGATGAAACAGCGTAAAGTTAGAGCATTATTAGTTCTTACAATGTCAGACTTTAATTTTACTGTAAGGAATTTATTATATAAACGTTTTTataaattgctttgttttagcCATCTAACGTTCATGCTGtttaaaccattttaaacactgtactgcaggctgatagcatgctaacacacccaCCGCTGTCGGCTGGTCGGTGTGTTTCATACTGCTTATGTGATTAACAGTCCAGCGGAGCTGAAGGCAGCCGGCATGTTTTATGGGGAAACTAGCAGCTGGTCGAGTGGCTGGTGGATTCCTTAAGCCTTCCTGTTCCACCAGGAGAGAAAGTGCAGCTCCTCACCGTATGAATATTCAATTAGCCATGCGGCCAGGAAGGTAAACAGAGGCGGAGCCTGCCATAGGTAACAAGCGGAGAGAAGCAACAGTCAAAAGGTctcttttatttacagtttttacaatGTACAAAACATCTACTAAGACTCCACACTCTTCTGCAGTAATTCTGCCTCGGTTAAACTGTTTTAATACCCCCTGAAGCGCTTCTCCAGCTTTGCCAcagccggggatcgaaccgctgaccGCTGAGCCCCCTCCTCTTTTTACTCAGTCAATGAACTGTCGCCTCAACTCGGCCAATGGCCTTCTGCGGAGATGTCCCGCCCCTTCCAATCACCGCACAGTATCTGTTCCCGTTAGGCAGAACACACAGCCAATCCGATGGCTCAATTTGTTCCAATTGCGAGAATCAATGTTTTTGGCATCCAATGGGAGAAGCGGATTTGTTCCAATTTCTCTCAGTGATCCCGCCTCCTGCAAGCGGACTTTTTACTGCCGCAGAGACAGAAGCAAGTCGGTGAGTGAAGCATTTgccaattattattaagtattggacggaaaacatgttaaaaacttATAATTCTGTCTGACATTAGTCATAATGAGCTAACCGAGGTGTTTGTATGTTGTGAAATTGTTGCCTGATGGATGACACAGCGTAAAGTTAGAGCCGGACCAGAGCGTTATTAGTTCTTACAATCTCagattttaattttactgtaaGGAATTTACTATATAAACGTTTTTataaattgctttgttttagcCAGCTAACGTTCATGCTGtttaaaccattttaaacactgtactgcaggctgatagcatgctaacacacccaCCGCTGTCGGCTGGTCGGTGTGTTTCATACTGCTTATGTGATTAACAGTCCAGCGGAGCTGAAGGCAGCCGGCATGTTTTATGGGGAAACTAGCAGCTGGTCGAGTGGCTGGTGGATTTAAAAAAGTCAATCTAAATATAGATTCTCCTGCTTTACAGAGTAAAAAACGTAAGTTTTAATAAACTAATAACAGTGACATGATGTCATTACTATGTCATTTCTTCATAATGTTAGCATTTCCCGTTCCTTTCCCTTTAAAAGGAGGGCCCCTAAGGTTTAACTTGTCTTTGTGAACTTGCAGGACGCCTTCACCGCTACTCCTCAGCGTACCCTGACTTTGTGGAGGCAGTCAGGTTCCACCGGGCGTTTGAGGAGGCCCAGCAGAAGTCCCTCCAGCCCGGTCAGGAGGGACAGGCCCTTGTTGGCCGGGGACTTCAAATTCGAGACCCTGCAGAGCCTGTACGAGTCTGAGGACCCCAAAAAGATCCGGTATGTTGTAACAAAATGTGGATTATAATGTAGCTGCTGTACTGACCGGCGGTGATAAGAATGAAATGACAAACTGTCTGATTTACTTAGATTTGTCAACTACCTCCGGAGGAAGGCGCCAGCTCCCGACACGCAGATGGAGAACGCCGTCCGCTACGTCAGgagcagagacaggcagagagctgctgctgctgcaaccgCCACCACTACCGCTGCCGCAGCCGTTCCAAccagcagcaccaccaccaccaccacagctgcAGCCACCGGCAGCAGCACAGCCTCTGTCTCGGCCGCAAGCCAGGGAGCCGGGAGTGCATCACAGTACGTGTTTTATGTTAAAGCGGTCTGAGTTCGAGGAACCTGGAGGACCTTTCTGAAGACATGTCAGTGTTTGTCGTGTTGTTACATTATATATGTTGTGTGTACTTTTGTCTTGTTACAGGTTTGCGGCCTTCGTCTCTGGGCGGCGTTCTCTGTCTGCGGTGGAGATGCAGGCAAAGATCAAGAAGCCGGTGCTGCCTAAGCCTGCGTCTCCAGGTGAGTCCAGCCTGAAGTAAACACACAGTTAAACTTCATCGGATTTCTTGTgctcacattttttgtttcttgtctCTCGTCGGGTGATTACAGCTTCCTTCAGACCAGCTCCTCCCTCAACACCATCCGAGGAGCCTTCAGATGAAGAGCTGGTCAGGGCGGCAGTTGACGTCGAGCAGTGTAAGTAAAAAGTATTACATATTCATGTAACATGTTGTTAATAACAGAAAGACTTGAATTCATGTTTGACTCccctttttattttgcttcatAAATGTTTCCGTAATCAGAAGGACAGGAAATGTCAGGGTAAGTTTGGTTAAATGAAAAACCCTGTAGCTTCTGCCTGTCTCTAATCACTAACCCACACGCCGGCCAATCACCTGTCAGAACATCACTAACGAGCGCACCCTGCAGAGTCACAGTTTCTTCATCATCCCGTCACCTGCGTaactcctccagctgctgcctGCTTCCCTCAGCGAGTCTAATGTGTTTCTCATAATTTTGTCTCACCCTCGCTTTCTCTCTTCGAACCGCCTTCTCTGCTCCTGCGGTGTTCATGCAGCTTGGCTGAGCGTCTGCCCGTCGTTCACTGTTAACACACAAATCTAATTCTTTCCTGTTAccgaaacattttatttctctttaagCCCCAGATGTACAGCCCCCTCTCTCGCTCCTGCAGCATCCACCTCCCGCCACCACCTCAGCAGCGCCACAGAAGGGGGCCGGTGTCTCTGCTGTGCTGGACGAGCCCACAGACGAGGAGCTTCTGGAGGACACACTGGAGCGAGACCACCCCCTGCGACCTCCAGCAGCCCTCGTCAAGGTCCAGCCTGCAGAGCCACCAGCTCCCTCACTGCAGCTGCCACCGCCTGCTCCTGCCCCGGAGGAATGACGACAGGAGGAGTTGCCCGGGCCAGCCTTCCTCCCTCCCCCGCCACCTGCTGGCAGTGCTGAGGTAAGGCTGTTTGTCTAACAGTAAACTTTACTCATCCGGCCTCAGATGTCACTGCTGCCCTGAGATATTAAAGGACCCTGCGTGTTCCTCTGGttctctctccagctgctgCCCGAGTCCTGGCGGGCAGCTCTCActgtggagcagcagcagtggatcGGTCGGGTGCTGTTTACCAGGGACAGCAGGGGGAGGCCTCGGCTCATCGGTGAGCTGAATCTCTGGTGGTACCCCCCCAAACCCGGCCGATCTACCACCAGCCTCCCACGTCCCCCGACCCCTTCTTTGCATGTCGGCTGTTCTTCTGGATGCCACACCGGATCTGGCATCTGCAGCTGACATGCCCCCAGCCTTTGTCATGGACCCTGTGCACAAAGGCTGGGGGAAAGGAGCACTTAACAAatcctctgcttcctgtttttgcTCTGTGACAGGAGAGCTCATCGGGGTGGAGTTCCTCTACTGGCAGATGGGCAGAGTGCTTGAGGACGTCAGCTTGGACCCTGACACTCCGGACGAGGCTGCTGGCATCCAGTCGCTCGAGGAGGTGGATGGGGGTATCGAGGAGGACGTTGAGGACCCCACCGTCTTCCAGCCCGATACCCCGTCCACCAGCGCAGCGGCGGCACCCTGGTCAGGTGATCCAGCTGACGCACCCAGGTCTGAGCCATCCGGTCCGACCGCCCCTGACCAAGATGCCCCTCCCGAGGCCCCTGAGGTTCAAGCTCCTGCTCCCCAGCAGCCCTCCTCAGACTCTGAGGTAAGTTCACTAAGAAACTactactgatgatgatgatgataatattgataataacaacaatgttcgtccctctttccttttcttttcctcgtTTCTGGTGTTTCCTCTCAGGAGGAGATGCAGGGTCGTGACGGCCAGCCGGGATATCAGCATGTCCTGAAGCCGGCCCAGGCCCTGCTGGAAGCACGGAGCCTTCAGGGGCTTTCTGACAGGAGAGTGGACAGACTCATCGCAACGCCTGCCAGAGCAGGACAAACAGAGAGTCGTCTACCCTCCCAGCCCGAGGTTGATGGCTCAGACCGAAATCCAGCTCTTTGAGCTGAACCAGAGGACCCTGTCCCGATGGTGAGTTTAACAGGCAGCTGTGTCGATGTGCTGTAATTGGTACTGTGACTGAACGTTTAATAAAAGCTGAAGAGACTAAAAACGGCCTGTTTGTCTTTCAGGTTCTCTCGACGccagaaagagagggggagggctGTGCTGGAGCAGGGAACTGGTGTCGTCCCTGCTCCAGCTGTTGCTCTCCAGCCTCTCCTCCAGCGAAAGGGCTGTCCTCTGTGCAGGTGGGACAAGGACAGCCCTTTCACTTTGACGTCCCCGAGGAGCAGCCGGGACTGTCTAATTGGGGTCTGCTTCCTCGCCCTCCCACTCCAGATGAGGAGCTGCCCGGTCCCTCACATGGTggccttctccctcctcctccagcaccgCTCCACCCACCGACACCGTCACGTCTGCCCCTGctgctcagcctcctcctcttcctgcagCCCAGCGTGTGCCCAGGACCACGGCATACAGGAAGAGAAAGGCGGCCCAAGCGGCTGCTGCGGGGGGGGTCACGCTGCCCGGCAGACGTTACAGTACACCTGCAGCAAGTGTGGCCAGCCCTAGAGGATCGACACTGGCCACACTCGCATTGCAGGTGTGTCTTACTGTGCGGCTGTCGGAGGGAAAACTGTGGAGGACTGtatggaggagatgaagaggagacCAGTAGGGGACAGAGGGGGACTGAGggactttttaattattttatttgtttatttcatacattttatagGACATTTTTACCTGGTTTCCTTTTTGGTTGGATGTGGAATCATGTGAGTGTTGGTGTCACCTGATGAACGTCAGTCCAGTCTTCTCTCTGTTCagttctgtgggtttttacATATTGTTGTAAATAAACTTTCTGCACAATCTGCACTTTGTTTGGAAGCTTTATTATTTCTGATGCATTACTCGACTTTTGACACgtaaacatgacatttaactGCAACACgtcaataaaacacaacatggatgactcacgctgctgctgctgacacacACTTCACAGGTTCAAAGGTCAAAGCTGTCTAGTGAGTTCTCAAATGTGCAAAGTgatgaaaagtaaacaaacatgtcatttattaacattaataacagaACTCAGTTGACTCTTTCAGCTCATGTGAATTAGAACAAAACACACCATTAAATCTTCTCGTTGTTACACCTTTAATGCTGCAAATATGTTCTTGAAACatgataaatacacacagtgacGAAGCCTGTATATGAGCAGCAGAGTCTTTAATTGCTCGGGATTGTcatcagaaatatatatataaactacggagggccaaggcaccagtgaccccagtttccatccagggggtcagtgtggacattgttgaggaagtacctgggagtacacttagacaacaaactggactgggccaagaacactcaagctctgtacaggaagggccagagccgcttctatttcctgaggaggctgaggtccttcaacatctgccagacaatgctgaggatgtttcatgagtctgtggtggccagtgctgtcctgtatgctgttgcatgctggggcagcaggttgagtgtagcggacgccaacagactcaacaaactgatccgtaaggccagtgacattgtgggggtggagccggactctctggcggtggtgtcagagaggaggatgctggccaaactacatgccatcttggacagtgtctcccacgcactccatgacgtgctggtcaagcaaaggagcaccttcagcggaagactcatccccccacaatgcaccacagagcgccacaggaagtcattcctgcctgtggccatcaaactctttaactcctccctctaagtgttagtctgtatgaccctaagtcactaaactggacattgatcattacatctctgcaatacttgaaacaatcgtgcaatattctgtgtaatactcctgtgcaatatttagtttttcctatttattattcatacctccattactgctgttgcactactacttattacttatattattacattgcattattataccatattatcatcatcaaccggtaaacccacttggtactgcacacttattttattttagacttatacccacctggtacttaatttattttctgacctgtttttatagttttagagtgtattgtattatatttttttgctagtactttctcctgtgtgcactgacgtaaaggcgagctgctgtaacaaagactTTCCCttgggggatcaataaagtctttctgattctgattctgaaaaagaGCCAACTGAGTCAATGAACTGTCGCCTCAACTCTGGCCAATGGCCTTCTCGGAGATGTCCCGCCCCTTCCAATCACCGCACAGTATTTGTTCCCGTTAGGCAAAAcacacagccaatcagatggctGAATTTGTTCCAATTGCGAGAATCAATGTTTTTGGCATCCAATGGGAGAAGCGGATTTGTTCCAATTTCTCTCAGTGATCCCGCCTCCTGCAAGCGGACTTTTTACTGCCGCAGAGACAGAAGCAAGTCGGTGAGTGAAGCATTTGTCAATTATTATGAAGTATTGGACggaaaacatgttaaaaacttATAATTCCGTCTGACATTAGTCATACTGAGCTAACCGAGGTGTTTGTATGTTGTGAAATAGTTGAGTGACGGATGACACAGCGTAAAGTTAGAGCATTATTAGTTCTTACAATGTCAGACTTTAATTTTACTGTAAGGAATTTATTATATAAACGTTTTTataaattgctttgttttagcCAGCTAACGTTCATGCTGTTAAAAccattttaaacactgtactgcaggctgatagcatgctaacacacccaCCGCTGTCGGCTGGTCGGTGTGTTTCATACTGCTTATGTGATTAACAGTCCAGCGGAGCTGAAGGCAGCCGGCATGTTTTATGGGGAAACTAGCAGCTGGTCGAGTGGCTGGTGGATTCCTTAAGCCTTTCTGTTCCACCAGGAGAGAAAGTGCAGCTCCTCACCTTATGAATATTCAATTAGCCATGCTGCCAGGAAGGTAAACAGAGGCGGAGCCTGCCATAGGCAACAAGCGGAGAGAAACAACAGTCAAAAGGTctcttttatttacagtttttacaatGTACAAAACATCTACTAAGACTCCACACTCTTCTGCAGTAATTCTGCCTCGGTTAAACTGTTTTAATACCCCCTGAAGCGCTTCTCCAGCTTTGCCAcagccggggatcgaaccgctgaccGCTGAGCCCCCTCCTCTTTTTACTCAGTCAATGAACTGTCGCCTCAACTCGGCCAATGGCCTTCTGCGGAGATGTCCCGCCCCTTCCAATCACCGCACAGTATCTGTTCCCGTTAGGCAGAACACACAGCCAATCCGATGGCTCAATTTGTTCCAATTGCGAGAATCAATGTTTTTGGCATCCAATGGGAGAAGCGGATTTGTTCCAATTTCTCTCAGTGATCCCGCCTCCTGCAAGCGGACTATTTACTGCCGCAGAGACAGAAGCAAGTCGGTGAGTGAAGCATTTgccaattattattaagtattggacggaaaacatgttaaaaacttATAATTCTGTCTGGCATTAGTCATAATGAGCTAACCGAGGTGTTTGTATGTTGTGAAATTGTTGCCTGATGGATGACACAGCGTAAAGTTAGAGCCGGACCAGAGCGTTATTAGTTCTTACAATCTCagattttaattttactgtaaGGAATTTACTATATAAACGTTTTTataaattgctttgttttagcCTGCTAACGTTCATGCTGtttaaaccattttaaacactgtactgcaggctgatagcatgctaacacacccaCCGCTGTCGGCTGGTCGGTGTGTTTCATACTGCTTATGTGATTAACAGTCCAGCGGAGCTGAAGGCAGCCGGCATGTTTTATGGGGAAACTAGCAGCTGGTCGAGTGGCTGGTGGATTTAAAAAAGTCAATCTAAATATAGATTCTCCTGCTTTACAGAGTAAAAAACGTAAGTTTTAATAAACTAATAACAGTGACATGATGTCATTACTATGTCATTTCTTCATAATGTTAGCATTTCCCGTTCCTTTCCCTTTAAAAGGAGGGCCCTAAGGTTTAACTTGTCTTTGTGAACTTGCAGGACGCCTTCACCCGCTACTCCTCAGCGTACCCTGACTTTGTGGAGGCAGTCAGGTTCCACCGGGCGTTTGAGGAGGCCCAGCAGAAGTCCCTCCAGCCCGGTCAGGAGGGACAGGCCCTTGTTGGCTTCGGGGACTTCAAATTCGAGACCCTGCAGAGCCTGTACGAGTCTGAGGACCCCAAAAAGATCCGGTATGTTGTAACAAAATGTGGATTATAATGTAGCTGCTGTACTGACCGGCGGTGATAAGAATGAAATGACAAACTGTCTGATTTACTTAGATTTGTCAACTACCTCCGGAGGAAGGCGCCAGCTCCCGACACGCAGATGGAGAACGCCGTCCGCCACGTCAGgagcagagacaggcagagagctgctgctgctgcaaccgCCACCACTACGCTGCCGCAGCCGTTCCAAccagcagcaccaccaccaccaccacagctgcAGCCACCGGCAGCAGCACAGCCTCTGTCTCGCCGCAAGCCAGGAGCCGGGAGTGCATCACAGCACGTGTTTTATGTTAAAGCGGTCTGAGTTCGAGGAACCTGGAGGACCTTTCTGAAGACATGTCAGTGTTTGTCGTGTTGTTACATTATATATGTTGTGTGTACTTTTGTCTTGTTACAGGTTTGCGGCCTTCGCCTCTGGGCGGCGTTCTCTGTCTGCGGTGGAGATGCAGGCAAAGATCAAGAAGCCGGTGCTGCCTAAGCCTGCGTCTCCAGGTGAGTCCAGCCTGAAGTAAACACACAGTTAAACTTCATCGGATTTCTTGTgctcacattttttgtttcttgtctCTCGTCGGGTGATTACAGCTTCCTTCAGACCAGCTCCTCCCTCAACACCATCCGAGGAGCCTTCAGATGAAGAGCTGGTCAGGGCGGCAGTTGACGTCGAGCAGTGTAAGTAAAAAGTATTACATATTCATGTAACATGTTGTTAATAACAGAAAGACTTGAATTCATGTTTGACTCccctttttattttgcttcatAAATGTTTCCGTAATCAGAAGGACAGGAAATGTCAGGGTAAGTTTGGTTAAATGAAAACCCTGTAGCTTCTGCCTGTCTCTAATCACTAACCCACACGCCGGCCAATCACCTGTCAGAACATCACTAACGAGCGCACCCTGCAGAGTCACAGTTTCTTCATCATCCCGTCACCTGCGTaactcctccagctgctgcctGCTTCCTCAGCGAGTCTAATGTGTTTCTCATAATTTTGTCTCACCTCGCTTTCTCTCTTGAACCGCCTTCTCTGCTCCTGCGGTGTTCATGCAGCTTGGCTGAGCGTCTGCCCGTCGTTCACTGTTAACACACAAATCTAATTCTTTCCTGTTAccgaaacattttatttctctttaagCCCCAGATGTACAGCCCCCTCTCTCGCTCCTGCAGCATCCACCTCCCGCCACCACCTCAGCAGCGCCACAGAAGGGGGCCGGTGTCTCTGCTGTGCTGGACGAGCCCACAGACGAGGAGCTTCTGGAGGACACACTGGAGCGAGACCACCCCCTGCGACCTCCAGCAGCCCTCGTCAAGGTCCAGCCTGCAGAGCCACCAGCTCCCTCACTGCAGCTGCCACCGCCTGCTCCTGCCCCGGAGGAATGACGACAGGAGGAGTTGCCCGGGCCAGCCTTCCTCCCTCCCCCGCCACCTGCTGGCAGTGCTGAGGTAAGGCTGTTTGTCTAACAGTAAACTTTACTCATCCGGCCTCAGATGTCACTGCTGCCCTGAGATATTAAAGGACCCTGCGTGTTCCTCTGGttctctctccagctgctgCCCGAGTCCTGGCGGGCAGCTCTCActgtggagcagcagcagtggatcGGTCGGGTGCTGTTTACCAGGGACAGCAGGGGGAGGCCTCGGCTCATCGGTGAGCTGAATCTCTGGTGGTACCCCCCCAAACCCGGCCGATCTACCACCAGCCTCCCACGTCCCCCGACCCCTTCTTTGCATGTCGGCTGTTCTTCTGGATGCCACACCGGATCTGGCATCTGCAGCTGACATGCCCCCAGCCTTTGTCATGGACCCTGTGCACAAAGGCTGGGGGAAAGGAGCACTTAACAAatcctctgcttcctgtttttgcTCTGTGACAGGAGAGCTCATCGGGGTGGAGTTCCTCTACTGGCAGATGGGCAGAGTGCTTGAGGACGTCAGCTTGGACCCTGACACTCCGGACGAGGCTGCTGGCATCCAGTCGCTCGAGGAGGTGGATGGGGGTATCGAGGAGGACGTTGAGGACCCCACCGTCTTCCAGCCCGATACCCCGTCCACCAGCGCAGCGGCGGCACCCTGGTCAGGTGATCCAGCTGACGCACCCAGGTCTGAGCCATCCGGTCCGACCGCCCCTGACCAAGATGCCCCTCCCGAGGCCCCTGAGGTTCAAGCTCCTGCTCCCCAGCAGCCCTCCTCAGACTCTGAGGTAAGTTCACTAAGAAACTactactgatgatgatgatgataatattgataataacaacaatgttcgtccctctttccttttcttttcctcgtTTCTGGTGTTTCCTCTCAGGAGGAGATGCAGGGGTCGTGACGGCCAGCCGGGATATCAGCATGTCCTGAAGCCGGCCCAGGCCCTGCTGGAAGCACGGAGCCTTCAGGGGCTTTCTGACAGGAGAGTGGACAGACTC
This Siniperca chuatsi isolate FFG_IHB_CAS linkage group LG12, ASM2008510v1, whole genome shotgun sequence DNA region includes the following protein-coding sequences:
- the LOC122885821 gene encoding vegetative cell wall protein gp1-like, yielding MENAVRYVRSRDRQRAAAAATATTTAAAAVPTSSTTTTTTAAATGSSTASVSAASQGAGSASQFAAFVSGRRSLSAVEMQAKIKKPVLPKPASPASFRPAPPSTPSEEPSDEELVRAAVDVEQSPDVQPPLSLLQHPPPATTSAAPQKGAGVSAVLDEPTDEELLEDTLERDHPLRPPAALVKVQPAEPPAPSLQLPPPAPAPEE
- the LOC122885820 gene encoding uncharacterized protein LOC122885820, whose amino-acid sequence is MSAVLLDATPDLASAADMPPAFVMDPVHKGWGKGALNKSSASCFCSVTGELIGVEFLYWQMGRVLEDVSLDPDTPDEAAGIQSLEEVDGGIEEDVEDPTVFQPDTPSTSAAAAPWSGDPADAPRSEPSGPTAPDQDAPPEAPEVQAPAPQQPSSDSEEEMQGRDGQPGYQHVLKPAQALLEARSLQGLSDRRVDRLIATPARAGQTESRLPSQPEVDGSDRNPAL